The Amblyomma americanum isolate KBUSLIRL-KWMA chromosome 5, ASM5285725v1, whole genome shotgun sequence genome window below encodes:
- the LOC144134393 gene encoding solute carrier family 22 member 6-like, with translation MLAYYRMLWAVLELQSSEVVKITDFSLGIPSYMALYIAVNIAGRKQLLLLMLPLLGGLCNLCGVVVYARPWYIAYVLMTIAKQCAILTATAHYIFIAELFPTSARCAVMCAAYACGRVGAIVASSLRLLKEYGRDDVGFAIVGSVVISSLVLVLRLPETSFGHQKQPNKEQRKDPLFLMQVSLNGMPHGSGRKSPRRAGKARR, from the coding sequence ATGCTCGCTTACTACCGCATGTTGTGGGCCGTGCTGGAGCTCCAAAGTTCCGAGGTGGTGAAGATCACGGACTTTAGCTTGGGCATACCCAGCTACATGGCCCTCTACATCGCCGTTAATATCGCCGGCAGAAAGCAGCTTCTCTTGTTGATGCTACCGCTGCTCGGAGGTCTGTGCAATCTGTGTGGTGTGGTTGTGTACGCACGACCCTGGTACATCGCCTACGTTCTCATGACCATCGCAAAGCAGTGCGCCATCTTGACCGCAACCGCACACTACATATTTATTGCGGAACTGTTCCCCACGAGCGCTCGATGTGCAGTCATGTGCGCAGCGTACGCCTGTGGTCGAGTAGGGGCGATAGTTGCCTCTTCACTTCGCCTGCTGAAGGAGTACGGACGCGATGATGTGGGCTTTGCAATCGTTGGCAGCGTGGTAATTTCCAGCCTAGTACTTGTGCTGCGACTGCCCGAGACCAGCTTTGGACACCAAAAACAGCCAAACAAAGAGCAGAGGAAGGACCCGCTGTTCCTAATGCAAGTGTCATTGAATGGGATGCCTCATGGGAGTGGACGAAAAAGTCCGCGACGAGCTGGCAAGGCCCGTCGATGA
- the LOC144134394 gene encoding organic cation transporter protein-like, translating to MSQPVVRPHLGPRGPLVQGSIAVLPSVGRELEKVGVTLDENGGYSQCYANVNPQFGNSSGPTETFACDAWNYDQGLARRTVRSFWNMVCHRSWLRALANAVYMSGALVFIPLAGYVADMSGRQPVITAAVMCLLFSALCSRCADTYFVYVASRFVSSGSVSSIFVITFILIYELTPFKYQASYLVLLTSVPFVCADVFVFFMVRLDLSWYWLQTVVLSPTVLLLSTFYVTNESPLWLITMSRFREAEIVMKRAAKINGVKLEAAKQSVRRLRSEL from the coding sequence ATGTCACAGCCAGTCGTTCGCCCTCATCTCGGGCCCCGTGGACCACTGGTGCAAGGCTCCATCGCAGTTCTCCCATCTGTCGGTCGAGAATTGGAAAAAGTGGGCGTAACTCTGGACGAAAACGGCGGCTACAGCCAGTGCTACGCCAACGTCAATCCCCAATTTGGTAACAGCAGCGGCCCCACGGAGACATTTGCATGCGATGCGTGGAACTACGATCAAGGACTGGCCAGGCGGACTGTCCGCAGCTTCTGGAACATGGTCTGCCACCGGTCGTGGCTGCGGGCCCTGGCCAACGCAGTCTACATGAGTGGAGCACTGGTCTTCATTCCCTTGGCCGGGTACGTGGCTGACATGTCGGGCCGGCAGCCGGTCATCACTGCAGCAGTAATGTGTTTGCTCTTCAGTGCTCTGTGCAGCCGCTGCGCGGACACATACTTCGTCTACGTGGCCTCGCGGTTCGTCAGCTCAGGTAGCGTGAGCAGCATCTTTGTCATCACATTTATCTTGATCTACGAACTCACTCCGTTTAAGTACCAGGCATCCTACCTAGTCCTCTTGACCTCCGTCCCCTTTGTCTGCGCCGATGTGTTCGTCTTCTTCATGGTCCGCCTTGATTTGTCCTGGTATTGGCTGCAAACGGTCGTCTTGAGTCCCACGGTACTTTTGCTATCAACGTTCTATGTTACCAACGAGTCACCGCTCTGGCTCATCACGATGTCGCGGTTCCGCGAAGCCGAGATAGTCATGAAACGAGCTGCCAAGATAAACGGTGTAAAGCTCGAAGCAGCCAAGCAGTCGGTGCGCAGACTGCGCTCGGAGCTTTAA